From the Myripristis murdjan chromosome 14, fMyrMur1.1, whole genome shotgun sequence genome, one window contains:
- the mrpl22 gene encoding large ribosomal subunit protein uL22m gives MAAAMTGRGLAVFRNVAAQVHSRLLAAGGSQQLAGFHSSSSLEARNWDRKNLQMFPPQLKDEPRRPAEIHHCRRQIKYSKDKMWYLAKMIQGMSIDQAVAQLEFNDKKGAKIMKEVLLEAQDMAVKNHNVEYKSNLYVAESFTGKGKYLKRIRYHGRGMFGIMDKVHCHYFVKLVEGPPPKPEQRTGFDQAKEYVQSLKNRTIIHSL, from the exons atgGCGGCCGCTATGACAGGACGTG GGCTCGCAGTGTTTAGGAATGTGGCGGCGCAGGTCCACTCCAG gctgctggctgctggcgGCTCTCAGCAGCTTGCAGGTTTCCACAGCAGCTCGTCACTGGAGGCGAGGAACTGGGACAGGAAGAACCTGCAAATGTTCCCGCCTCAGCTGAAGGACGAACCCCGCAGACCAGCA GAGATCCACCACTGCAGGAGGCAGATCAAGTACAGCAAGGACAAGATGTGGTACCTGGCAAAAATG ATTCAAGGGATGAGCATTGACCAGGCCGTCGCACAGCTGGAGTTCAATGACAAGAAAGGAGCGAAGATCATGAAAGAG gtgctgctggaggcTCAGGACATGGCAGTGAAGAATCACAATGTGGAGTACAAGTCGAACCTGTATGTAG CTGAGTCTTTCACTGGGAAGGGGAAGTATCTGAAGCGGATCCGCTACCACGGCAGAGGCATGTTCGGCATCATGGACAAAGTCCACTGTCACTACTTTGTGAAGCTGGTCGAAGGACCGCCGCCCAAACCGGAGCAGAGGACGGGCTTCGACCAGGCCAAGGAGTACGTCCAGAGCCTGAAGAACCGCACCATCATCCACAGCCTGTAG